A genomic region of Paramormyrops kingsleyae isolate MSU_618 chromosome 19, PKINGS_0.4, whole genome shotgun sequence contains the following coding sequences:
- the LOC111838667 gene encoding LOW QUALITY PROTEIN: probable E3 ubiquitin-protein ligase DTX3 (The sequence of the model RefSeq protein was modified relative to this genomic sequence to represent the inferred CDS: substituted 2 bases at 2 genomic stop codons), whose protein sequence is MGEIVERTTLDKCGHSFCRTCLDQAFQVKQVCPVCRMVYGQLIGNXPANGSMMVERDPDLSGHEGYGCVCIIYICKSRAPKPRVRYPGTDSVTYLPDSSEGNSFIGLLRRVFEQRLIFTIGTSMTTVMQNVITWNDIHHKTSIWGGPXCFGYPDSTHLVRVKEELRDKGIMAD, encoded by the coding sequence ATGGGTGAGATTGTGGAAAGAACAACACTGGACAAGTGTGGACACTCCTTCTGTCGGACCTGCCTAGATCAGGCATTCCAGGTGAAGCAAGTGTGTCCAGTGTGCCGCATGGTGTATGGCCAGTTAATTGGGAACTAGCCTGCCAATGGCAGCATGATGGTGGAGCGCGACCCAGACCTGTCGGGACATGAGGGCTACGGCTGTGTTTGTATAATCTACATCTGCAAGTCAAGAGCACCCAAACCCAGGGTGAGGTATCCAGGAACAGACAGTGTGACCTACCTCCCGGACAGCTCAGAAGGAAACAGTTTTATAGGTCTGCTGCGTCGGGTCTTTGAACAGCGACTCATCTTTACCATTGGTACCTCCATGACCACAGTCATGCAGAATGTCATCACCTGGAATGATATCCACCACAAAACCTCCATTTGGGGAGGGCCATGATGTTTCGGCTATCCAGATTCAACACATCTAGTTCGGGTCAAAGAGGAGCTTCGAGACAAAGGTATCATGGCTGACTGA